One stretch of Caldinitratiruptor microaerophilus DNA includes these proteins:
- a CDS encoding GGDEF domain-containing protein — translation MNSTRLLIVAAAIEMFQGLSIYVFPRDFWAPVYEPLRPFFPLISAALVASGVLLLLLMRFPLSGAAARGLAVLPAAPLALQAWFFGDAGVWEGTVFYGLLAAAVAASPWLPPPAGEPADGASDPDLAAATFGLIQAVTGLLMLVAPGAVADPAVDPIGSMRPVTGLLGLVGGAALIVPEPRRGWAQPRSPWRQLAGSIFPLLVIYSFARMGIWTGVVAWGAWVLGPLTGLMAWSPGPLDDGRPAAQTAASDSLASTERLLEMWTWLLALVVIVLSAVNRGEAMIQPLTAQAFVVGAALFNSTMYWGPGRRLAPERRVFWHLAFLTVALGLGLAGARRVDPGFLALLTATPILATRALGSEVGSRILGLGLTTVVVGQVRNWALNGAPLFEALGAGAVQGLVLAAAAAVGMRSAAEQRRLIQDLTRAQADLQNAYEELMAQQAEIQAQHEELQRRAEAMEAMQARILHLADHDPLTDLLNRRRFREELDRHLAEAGRYGENGALLFLDLDGFKRVNDTLGHQAGDALLVEVSRVLRAVLRETDVVARLGGDEFAALLPRAGGEQALAVARRILAALAEHTSAYAGVPGGIRLSIGVALYPEHGLSAEELLTRADAAMYQAKAGRGHAACLYGTAPVPRR, via the coding sequence GTGAACTCCACACGGCTGCTGATCGTGGCGGCGGCCATCGAGATGTTCCAGGGGCTCAGCATCTACGTCTTCCCCCGCGACTTCTGGGCCCCTGTGTATGAGCCTCTACGCCCCTTCTTCCCCCTGATCTCCGCCGCCCTCGTCGCCAGCGGGGTCTTGCTCCTGCTGCTGATGCGGTTTCCCCTGAGCGGCGCGGCCGCGCGGGGGCTCGCCGTGCTTCCTGCGGCGCCGCTGGCGCTTCAAGCCTGGTTCTTCGGGGATGCTGGCGTGTGGGAGGGCACCGTCTTCTACGGGCTCCTGGCGGCCGCGGTCGCCGCCTCGCCGTGGCTCCCGCCGCCGGCCGGGGAGCCCGCGGACGGCGCGTCCGACCCCGACTTGGCTGCCGCCACCTTCGGCCTGATTCAGGCCGTCACCGGGTTGCTCATGCTGGTCGCCCCGGGGGCTGTCGCCGACCCCGCCGTCGACCCGATCGGCTCGATGCGGCCCGTCACCGGGCTGCTCGGGCTCGTCGGGGGTGCGGCCCTGATCGTGCCGGAGCCCCGGCGGGGCTGGGCCCAGCCGCGCAGCCCATGGCGGCAGCTCGCCGGCTCCATCTTCCCGCTACTGGTCATCTACAGCTTCGCCCGGATGGGGATCTGGACGGGCGTGGTGGCCTGGGGCGCCTGGGTCCTCGGCCCTCTGACGGGGCTGATGGCCTGGAGCCCGGGCCCACTGGACGACGGGAGGCCGGCGGCGCAAACCGCCGCTTCCGACTCGCTCGCCTCCACCGAGCGACTGCTGGAGATGTGGACCTGGTTGCTCGCGCTCGTGGTCATCGTCCTCTCCGCCGTGAACCGGGGCGAGGCCATGATCCAGCCGCTCACCGCCCAGGCGTTCGTGGTCGGCGCGGCGCTCTTCAACTCGACGATGTACTGGGGCCCCGGGCGCCGTCTGGCCCCGGAGCGGCGCGTGTTCTGGCACCTGGCCTTCCTCACGGTCGCCCTCGGCCTGGGCCTGGCCGGCGCCCGCCGCGTCGACCCCGGCTTCCTGGCGCTCCTGACCGCCACACCGATTCTCGCCACCCGGGCGCTCGGGTCCGAAGTCGGCAGCCGCATCCTTGGGCTGGGCCTCACCACGGTCGTCGTCGGGCAGGTGCGCAACTGGGCGCTGAACGGGGCACCGCTGTTCGAGGCCCTCGGGGCCGGAGCAGTCCAGGGCCTGGTGCTGGCGGCGGCGGCTGCGGTGGGCATGCGCAGTGCGGCGGAACAGCGGCGCCTCATCCAGGACCTCACGCGGGCGCAGGCGGACCTGCAGAACGCGTATGAGGAGCTGATGGCCCAGCAGGCGGAGATCCAGGCGCAGCACGAGGAGCTCCAGCGCCGGGCCGAGGCGATGGAGGCCATGCAGGCCCGCATCCTGCACCTGGCCGACCACGACCCGCTCACCGATCTCTTGAACCGCCGGCGTTTCCGGGAGGAACTGGACCGGCACCTGGCCGAGGCCGGCCGCTACGGCGAAAACGGGGCACTGCTGTTCCTGGACCTCGATGGCTTCAAGCGCGTCAACGACACCCTGGGCCACCAGGCAGGCGACGCGCTCCTGGTGGAGGTCAGCCGCGTCCTGCGCGCCGTGCTGCGGGAGACCGACGTCGTGGCCCGTCTGGGCGGCGACGAGTTTGCCGCTCTCCTGCCCCGCGCGGGCGGCGAGCAGGCGCTGGCCGTGGCACGCCGCATCCTGGCGGCGCTGGCAGAGCACACCTCCGCCTACGCGGGCGTGCCCGGGGGGATCCGGCTGAGCATCGGCGTTGCGCTGTACCCGGAGCACGGCCTGTCGGCGGAGGAGCTCCTGACCCGGGCCGACGCCGCCATGTACCAGGCGAAGGCCGGGCGAGGCCACGCCGCGTGCCTCTACGGCACGGCCCCTGTCCCCCGCCGGTAG
- a CDS encoding SDR family NAD(P)-dependent oxidoreductase — MRLAGKRALVTGAGSGIGRAIAVAFAAEGARVGIVDVDPAGGEETLAEVRRLSGGFFFAADVSKAADAEAMVAAAVRELGGLDVLVNNAGVGVAATLHETSLEDWQRVIDIDLTGVFLGCKYAIPVFLNQGHGNIINIASVAGLVGVANRAAYNAAKAGVVGLTKSIAADYSARGIRANAICPGTVDSPWIQKILASDPDAAATRRKMEQRQLLGRMGRPEEIARLAVYLASDESEFMTGSAVVIDGGMTAV; from the coding sequence ATGCGGCTGGCAGGCAAGAGGGCGCTCGTGACGGGAGCCGGATCGGGCATCGGACGGGCCATCGCGGTGGCGTTCGCGGCCGAAGGGGCCCGGGTCGGGATCGTGGACGTGGATCCGGCGGGCGGCGAGGAAACCCTGGCAGAGGTGCGCCGGCTGTCCGGCGGGTTCTTCTTCGCCGCCGACGTCTCCAAGGCGGCGGACGCCGAAGCCATGGTCGCCGCAGCGGTCCGGGAGCTGGGCGGGCTGGACGTGCTCGTGAACAATGCGGGGGTGGGGGTGGCCGCCACCCTCCACGAGACGTCGCTGGAGGACTGGCAGCGCGTCATCGACATCGACCTGACCGGGGTCTTCCTCGGGTGCAAGTACGCCATTCCGGTGTTCCTGAACCAGGGGCACGGCAACATCATCAACATCGCCTCGGTCGCCGGCCTCGTGGGGGTGGCGAACCGGGCGGCGTACAACGCCGCCAAGGCGGGGGTGGTGGGCCTCACGAAGTCCATCGCGGCCGACTACTCCGCCCGCGGCATCCGGGCCAACGCGATCTGCCCGGGGACCGTCGACTCTCCCTGGATCCAGAAGATCCTGGCCTCCGACCCGGACGCGGCCGCCACCCGGCGGAAGATGGAGCAGCGCCAGCTCCTCGGGCGCATGGGCAGGCCGGAGGAGATCGCGCGCCTCGCCGTCTACCTGGCCTCCGACGAGAGCGAGTTCATGACGGGCTCCGCCGTCGTGATCGACGGCGGGATGACCGCCGTCTAG
- the queD gene encoding 6-carboxytetrahydropterin synthase QueD — MPVLLEVTKVFTFDAAHRIDEYVGKCHDLHGHTYRLELTVRGPRDRRGIVVDFLDLKAIFKEFYEAVLDHKFLNETLPTANTTAENIAVWFFNYWERYVSPRYPHVWPERIRLWETPTSYVTLSRADWEAGKADGDAGWPPAEAARGAEAEGGPARCG; from the coding sequence GTGCCGGTCCTGCTCGAGGTCACGAAGGTGTTCACGTTCGACGCGGCCCACCGGATCGACGAGTACGTCGGCAAGTGCCACGACCTGCACGGCCACACCTACCGCCTGGAGCTCACGGTACGGGGGCCCCGGGATCGCCGGGGTATCGTCGTCGACTTCCTCGACCTGAAAGCGATCTTCAAGGAGTTCTACGAGGCGGTCCTCGACCACAAGTTCCTGAACGAGACCCTTCCGACCGCGAACACCACGGCGGAGAACATCGCGGTCTGGTTCTTCAACTACTGGGAGCGGTACGTGAGCCCCCGCTACCCCCACGTCTGGCCCGAGCGCATCCGGCTCTGGGAGACGCCGACCTCCTACGTGACCCTGAGCCGGGCCGACTGGGAGGCCGGCAAGGCCGACGGCGACGCCGGCTGGCCCCCGGCGGAGGCGGCCCGCGGCGCGGAGGCCGAGGGGGGGCCGGCCCGGTGCGGATGA
- a CDS encoding LuxE/PaaK family acyltransferase, with protein MEREVLAFIREPGDEAAFDDLALRLFRWQRERNPVLASFWAGARPRHWREVPPLPVGAFKQAAVACGDPARAVAVFETSGTTRGPEVRGRHHFFTLDLYDAALLPVFERYLLPDGARLPMFILTPPPEAAPHSSLSYYFGVIRRELGGPGSRFFWDGGAGDLLYEALARALREAEAAGTPVVLLGTAFAFVHFCDRARQEGWRFRLPPGSRAMETGGFKGRSRELRQPELYALMAEVLGIPPARIVNQYGMTELSSQFYEPNLRDPRYAGFPRPKQGAAWCRVVIRDPETLAEVPDGEVGLIEVVDLANVGSCAFLLTQDLGRKVPGGFEVLGRVPGAAPRGCSIAADIVLGGSGRHPGEGA; from the coding sequence GTGGAACGGGAGGTCCTCGCCTTCATCCGGGAGCCGGGGGACGAGGCGGCCTTCGACGACCTCGCCCTGCGGCTGTTCCGCTGGCAGCGGGAGCGCAATCCGGTGCTGGCCTCCTTCTGGGCCGGCGCCCGGCCCCGGCACTGGCGGGAGGTGCCGCCCCTGCCCGTCGGCGCCTTCAAGCAGGCGGCCGTAGCCTGCGGCGACCCGGCCCGGGCCGTGGCGGTCTTCGAGACCTCCGGGACCACCCGGGGACCCGAGGTGCGGGGCCGGCACCACTTCTTCACCCTCGACCTCTACGACGCGGCGCTCCTCCCAGTGTTCGAGCGCTACCTGCTGCCCGACGGCGCCCGGCTGCCGATGTTCATCCTGACGCCGCCGCCGGAGGCGGCACCCCACTCGAGCCTGAGCTACTACTTCGGCGTGATCCGCCGGGAACTCGGCGGGCCCGGCAGCCGCTTCTTCTGGGACGGCGGCGCCGGCGACCTCCTCTATGAGGCACTTGCCCGGGCGCTGCGCGAGGCGGAGGCGGCGGGCACGCCGGTCGTCCTCCTCGGGACGGCCTTCGCCTTCGTGCACTTCTGTGACCGGGCCCGGCAGGAGGGCTGGCGGTTCCGGCTCCCCCCGGGGTCCCGGGCGATGGAGACGGGCGGCTTCAAGGGGCGCTCCCGGGAGCTGCGCCAGCCCGAGCTGTACGCCCTCATGGCGGAGGTCCTGGGCATCCCCCCGGCACGCATCGTGAACCAGTACGGCATGACCGAGCTCTCCAGCCAGTTCTACGAGCCGAACCTACGCGACCCCCGGTACGCCGGCTTCCCCCGCCCGAAGCAGGGCGCCGCCTGGTGCCGGGTCGTGATCCGGGACCCGGAGACCCTGGCCGAGGTGCCCGACGGCGAGGTGGGGCTGATCGAGGTCGTCGACCTCGCGAACGTGGGCTCGTGTGCCTTCCTGCTCACGCAGGACCTGGGGCGGAAGGTCCCGGGCGGCTTCGAGGTGCTCGGGCGGGTGCCGGGAGCGGCCCCGCGGGGCTGCTCCATCGCGGCCGACATCGTCCTGGGCGGGAGCGGACGTCACCCGGGGGAGGGCGCCTGA
- a CDS encoding ATP-binding protein — MLEDDLAQLVEDLRHFRADTSRVEAKKASRVLPQRLWETLSAFANTPGGGVIILGLDEEAGFATVGVEDPGKIQADVASLCDQMEPPLRPLIELHRFEGRTIVTVEVPEVPFNQKPCFYKGAGLMGGAFIRVADGDRRLTQYEVQLFLDARGQPTYDLEPVPGTTLKDLDEDLLKQFLGNLRRKTGTPYHGWGDDRLLRVFRVITEHEGVLTPTLAGYLTFGVYPQEVFPGLHLTVVRYPSVRAGDTGPHGERLVDNVKVEGNIITMLEEGLRAIRKNIATRAVIRGLFREDVPEYPFEFLREALVNALVHRDYSPLARGSAVQVRIFPDRIEIENPGGLFGPVTEERLGEPGLQSSRNAYLLKILEDLPQPGTGRAVCENRGTGVVTMLEALRRAGMEPPDFHDSRTTFRVVVSNGSLLDEETLAWLNGLAGLPLRDTQRLALAYVRRHDRIRHAEYRRLNPQLDSGEVSKELRELIALGLLEPHGTRRWTYYTLKDYTPEETGGRRGKVVVSDPQAQQVTRPRRPDRREEIVRVLRQHGALSAAEIAAQLGLTRQAVLNWLSVLRAEGRVETTTPTVRSPHVRYRVRD, encoded by the coding sequence ATGTTGGAAGATGACCTCGCCCAATTGGTGGAGGACCTTCGCCACTTTCGTGCCGACACGAGCCGGGTGGAGGCCAAGAAGGCGAGTCGCGTGCTCCCCCAACGGTTGTGGGAGACCCTCTCCGCGTTTGCCAATACCCCAGGCGGTGGCGTGATCATCCTCGGTCTCGACGAAGAAGCGGGGTTCGCGACGGTCGGCGTGGAAGACCCGGGAAAGATCCAGGCCGATGTCGCCTCCCTTTGCGACCAGATGGAGCCTCCACTGCGGCCACTCATCGAACTCCACCGGTTCGAGGGGAGAACGATCGTCACGGTGGAAGTGCCGGAGGTTCCCTTCAATCAGAAGCCCTGCTTTTACAAGGGCGCCGGTCTCATGGGGGGCGCGTTCATTCGTGTGGCAGATGGCGATCGAAGACTGACCCAGTACGAAGTCCAGTTGTTCCTGGACGCGAGAGGACAGCCAACGTACGATCTCGAGCCTGTTCCTGGTACTACGTTGAAGGACCTCGATGAGGACCTCCTCAAGCAGTTCTTGGGGAATCTTCGCAGGAAAACCGGAACCCCTTATCACGGGTGGGGGGACGACCGTCTCCTCCGGGTTTTCCGGGTAATCACGGAGCATGAAGGAGTCTTGACGCCGACCCTGGCCGGCTACCTAACGTTCGGTGTTTATCCACAGGAAGTATTTCCCGGCCTGCACTTGACGGTCGTTCGCTACCCCAGCGTTAGAGCCGGAGACACCGGCCCCCATGGCGAGCGTCTCGTCGATAACGTGAAAGTTGAAGGTAACATCATCACGATGCTCGAGGAAGGGCTTCGTGCGATCCGCAAGAACATCGCGACCCGCGCGGTGATCCGCGGGTTGTTCCGGGAGGACGTGCCCGAGTACCCATTCGAGTTTCTGCGTGAGGCACTCGTGAATGCCCTCGTCCACCGCGACTACTCCCCCCTTGCCCGGGGTAGCGCCGTGCAGGTGAGGATCTTCCCCGACCGCATCGAGATCGAGAACCCCGGCGGTCTCTTTGGACCTGTCACAGAGGAGCGTCTGGGGGAGCCAGGGCTCCAGTCCTCCCGCAACGCGTACCTGTTGAAGATTCTCGAAGACTTGCCCCAGCCCGGCACCGGGCGAGCCGTTTGCGAGAATCGGGGAACGGGAGTCGTAACGATGCTGGAAGCACTGCGCCGGGCAGGTATGGAACCCCCTGACTTTCACGATTCCCGAACCACGTTCCGCGTCGTCGTTTCCAACGGGAGCTTGCTCGACGAGGAAACCCTTGCGTGGCTAAACGGTTTGGCCGGCCTACCGCTACGCGACACGCAGCGGCTCGCCCTGGCCTACGTGCGCCGCCATGACAGGATTCGGCATGCCGAGTATCGGCGCCTCAATCCCCAGCTTGACTCGGGCGAGGTGAGCAAGGAACTGCGCGAACTCATTGCCTTGGGGCTCCTGGAGCCGCACGGAACCAGGCGCTGGACCTATTACACCCTGAAGGATTACACCCCGGAGGAGACCGGAGGGCGTCGCGGGAAGGTTGTGGTGTCTGATCCTCAGGCCCAGCAGGTCACCAGGCCCCGGCGCCCGGACAGGCGCGAAGAGATCGTACGAGTACTTCGCCAGCACGGCGCCCTCTCTGCAGCGGAGATCGCCGCCCAGCTCGGCTTGACGCGGCAGGCGGTGCTGAACTGGTTGAGCGTCTTGCGTGCGGAAGGTCGGGTGGAGACGACGACGCCCACCGTGCGAAGCCCACACGTCCGTTACCGGGTCAGAGACTAG
- a CDS encoding DUF1002 domain-containing protein yields the protein MTRRTSRWLSAAAMAGVALLLPVAAGAAGSRAGIGLGARATLGAGVKLVGGSGARLQAVSGSAVQADARLGVRGASTALAAAKGGAAAGGGDRTGGKVVVTWGADLTAGEKAALAALLSVPEGAVELTVTNAEEHRLLGAHFDARTIGSRAISSVLVRPAPSGSGIRVTTRHITTVTPAMYENALATAGIRDAEVTVAAPFDVSGTAALAGILKAYETAAGTALAPERKAVAPAEVAQTIRLARAVGNPDLAAAFMTRLKERMAQHPSNSPESIRRLIRSVAADLGVRLSDEMVDELVVLVQKMKAANVDWQGVHDQLAKARAELHAFLGTDTPLLRAWVDRIYGWLTQFLTLVRQWLA from the coding sequence ATGACCCGCCGAACGAGCAGGTGGTTGAGTGCGGCGGCCATGGCCGGCGTTGCGCTGCTGCTGCCCGTGGCGGCCGGGGCTGCGGGAAGCCGGGCAGGGATCGGCCTCGGAGCCCGGGCGACGCTGGGGGCCGGCGTGAAGCTGGTAGGGGGCTCCGGCGCCAGGCTGCAGGCGGTATCCGGTAGCGCGGTGCAAGCAGACGCCCGGCTCGGTGTGCGCGGGGCGTCCACGGCGCTTGCGGCGGCGAAGGGCGGGGCGGCCGCCGGGGGTGGTGACCGCACCGGGGGGAAGGTCGTCGTGACCTGGGGAGCCGACCTCACGGCCGGGGAAAAGGCGGCCCTCGCGGCGCTGCTCTCCGTCCCGGAGGGAGCCGTCGAACTGACCGTCACGAACGCCGAGGAGCACCGGCTGCTGGGCGCCCACTTCGACGCCCGCACCATCGGCTCCCGGGCGATCTCGTCCGTGCTGGTGCGGCCGGCGCCGTCCGGATCGGGCATCCGGGTCACGACGCGTCACATCACGACCGTCACCCCGGCCATGTACGAGAACGCGCTCGCCACGGCCGGCATCCGGGACGCCGAGGTCACGGTGGCCGCTCCGTTCGATGTCTCCGGCACCGCCGCCCTGGCCGGCATCCTGAAGGCATACGAGACCGCCGCCGGGACGGCGCTGGCGCCCGAGCGCAAGGCGGTGGCGCCGGCCGAGGTGGCGCAGACGATCCGGCTCGCCCGGGCGGTGGGCAACCCCGACCTGGCCGCCGCCTTCATGACCCGGTTGAAGGAGCGGATGGCGCAGCACCCGTCGAACTCCCCCGAGTCGATCCGCCGGCTGATTCGGAGCGTCGCCGCCGACCTGGGCGTCAGACTCAGCGACGAGATGGTCGACGAGCTCGTCGTCCTGGTGCAGAAGATGAAGGCAGCGAACGTCGACTGGCAGGGCGTCCACGACCAGCTGGCCAAGGCCCGGGCGGAACTCCACGCGTTCCTGGGGACGGACACGCCGCTCCTGCGCGCCTGGGTCGACCGGATCTATGGCTGGCTAACGCAGTTCCTCACGCTTGTCCGGCAGTGGCTGGCTTGA
- a CDS encoding aminotransferase class III-fold pyridoxal phosphate-dependent enzyme, translating into MDAFWLPGLAGVPTRTLRVGRAELTVPDLTPAHLEHLSTTLLENRRRHLAGRRTAEILAALEAVAARWRDPSYPLRRAAEEWLPAVTGYAPAMVAEGLRAQVERAAGPALRALLAAELPEGALDGFVPHPGGSGWTRAFGPELTGFVFSGNVPGIPAFHLATGLLIRSACLAKTATGEPLFAALWCRSLAEVDPGLGACVAAAWWPGEAADLHQAAFRRATAVVAFGSDPSLAALRPHLPPGCRFVAHGSRMSLGAIAREAMTPAGLPDLAGRAARDVAFYDQQGCVSPHAIFVEEGGERSPADFAAALAAALERLQGVWPRAALGPEDAADIQVARGEYRFVPGARIWTSPGSTAWSVVYLPQPGLEASTLGRFVFVHPVPDLAAIAGLAAPWAGVLQTCSYAGPPERGRALAAALAPLGLSRLCPVGRAQEPAPAWHHDGSPVLLPLLHWCDVEAPVQGAVREEDVPAPARGGPAGGDLKVLQSRHLLHSEHDFRMAREKGPVVIVRGEGSTVWDSDGRAYLDAQAGLCLVNVGYGRRELAEAARRQMEALPYYHTYWRFGNEPAVRLAARLAELAPPGLERVYFTPGGAEAVEVGIKLARAYHRARGEPGRHKILAFRNAYHGSTYGALSATGLAPHRDPFGPLVPGFVHVEPGDLAALEAALAAEGPETVAALVAEPIPAVGGVTVPPPDYWPRVRALLDRHGVLLVADEVLTGMGRCGTVWCLEGVYGVVPDILATAKGLTSGYLPLGATIVHRRIAGALEAADLPFLHGHTYSGHPVACAVALAAVDILLREDLPRRAAELGARLMDRLRAAGNPHFADVRGQGLLIGVALPWPDGTQFRVEEACFRRGVIIGVCPYTPVLMLTPPLTIREEEVDRLVAVVDEAVREVGAGAPR; encoded by the coding sequence GTGGACGCCTTCTGGCTCCCCGGTCTGGCCGGTGTGCCCACCCGCACCCTCCGGGTGGGCCGGGCGGAACTCACCGTGCCGGACCTGACCCCGGCGCACCTGGAGCACCTGAGCACCACGCTCCTCGAGAACCGCCGCCGCCACCTCGCCGGGCGGAGGACGGCGGAGATCCTGGCCGCGCTGGAGGCCGTGGCGGCGCGCTGGCGCGACCCCTCTTACCCCCTGCGCCGGGCGGCCGAAGAGTGGCTCCCGGCAGTCACGGGCTACGCGCCCGCGATGGTCGCCGAAGGGCTCCGCGCCCAGGTGGAGCGGGCCGCCGGCCCCGCGCTCCGGGCGCTCCTGGCCGCCGAGCTGCCCGAGGGTGCCCTCGACGGCTTTGTCCCCCACCCCGGCGGCAGCGGGTGGACCCGGGCCTTCGGGCCGGAGCTGACGGGTTTCGTGTTCAGCGGCAATGTCCCCGGCATCCCGGCCTTTCACCTGGCGACGGGCCTCCTCATCCGGTCCGCCTGCCTGGCGAAGACCGCCACAGGGGAGCCGCTCTTCGCCGCGCTGTGGTGCCGCTCCCTGGCGGAGGTCGACCCGGGTCTCGGGGCCTGCGTGGCGGCGGCCTGGTGGCCCGGTGAGGCCGCCGACCTCCACCAGGCCGCCTTCCGGCGGGCGACGGCCGTCGTGGCCTTCGGCAGCGACCCGAGCCTGGCGGCCCTGCGCCCGCACCTCCCGCCGGGTTGCCGCTTCGTAGCGCACGGGTCACGCATGAGCCTCGGGGCGATCGCCCGGGAGGCCATGACGCCGGCAGGCCTTCCGGACCTGGCCGGGCGCGCCGCCCGGGACGTGGCCTTCTACGACCAGCAGGGGTGCGTATCGCCGCACGCCATCTTCGTCGAGGAAGGGGGCGAGCGATCCCCCGCCGACTTCGCCGCCGCCCTGGCCGCCGCCCTGGAGCGCCTGCAGGGCGTGTGGCCGCGGGCGGCGCTGGGTCCCGAGGACGCGGCGGACATCCAGGTGGCCCGCGGGGAGTACCGGTTCGTGCCCGGCGCCCGAATCTGGACCTCGCCCGGCTCCACCGCCTGGAGCGTGGTGTACCTCCCGCAGCCGGGGCTCGAGGCATCGACCCTGGGCCGCTTCGTCTTCGTCCACCCGGTGCCGGACCTGGCGGCCATCGCCGGCCTGGCGGCTCCCTGGGCCGGGGTGCTCCAGACCTGCAGCTACGCCGGCCCGCCCGAGCGGGGCCGGGCGCTGGCCGCGGCCCTGGCGCCCCTGGGCCTCAGCCGCCTCTGCCCCGTCGGCCGGGCTCAGGAACCGGCGCCCGCCTGGCACCACGACGGCAGCCCCGTGCTCCTGCCGCTCCTGCACTGGTGCGACGTGGAGGCGCCGGTGCAGGGCGCCGTCCGGGAGGAGGACGTGCCCGCTCCGGCCCGCGGCGGTCCGGCCGGGGGCGACCTGAAGGTCCTGCAGTCCCGCCACCTCCTGCACTCCGAGCACGACTTCCGGATGGCGCGGGAGAAGGGGCCGGTCGTCATCGTCCGGGGCGAGGGGTCCACCGTCTGGGACTCGGACGGCCGGGCCTACCTGGACGCGCAGGCAGGGCTGTGCCTGGTCAACGTCGGCTACGGGCGACGGGAACTGGCCGAGGCGGCGCGCCGGCAGATGGAGGCCCTGCCCTACTACCACACGTACTGGCGCTTCGGCAACGAGCCCGCCGTCCGGCTCGCGGCCCGGCTGGCCGAGCTGGCGCCGCCCGGGCTGGAGCGGGTGTACTTCACCCCCGGCGGTGCCGAGGCGGTGGAGGTGGGCATCAAGCTGGCGCGGGCATACCACCGGGCCCGCGGCGAGCCCGGCCGTCACAAGATCCTGGCGTTCCGCAACGCCTACCACGGGTCGACCTACGGCGCGCTGTCCGCCACCGGTCTGGCACCCCACCGCGACCCGTTCGGGCCGCTGGTGCCGGGATTCGTGCACGTCGAGCCGGGTGACCTGGCCGCCCTGGAGGCGGCCCTGGCAGCGGAGGGGCCGGAGACGGTGGCGGCCCTGGTCGCCGAGCCCATCCCGGCCGTCGGCGGCGTCACCGTGCCGCCTCCGGACTACTGGCCCCGGGTCCGGGCGCTTCTGGACCGGCACGGCGTCCTCCTCGTCGCCGACGAGGTGCTGACCGGCATGGGCCGCTGCGGGACGGTGTGGTGCCTGGAAGGGGTGTACGGGGTCGTCCCGGACATCCTGGCCACGGCGAAGGGGCTGACGTCGGGCTACCTGCCGCTCGGGGCCACGATCGTCCACCGGCGCATCGCCGGCGCCCTGGAGGCGGCCGACCTCCCCTTCCTCCACGGCCACACCTACTCCGGGCACCCCGTGGCGTGTGCCGTGGCCCTGGCCGCCGTGGACATCCTCCTCCGCGAGGACCTGCCCCGGCGGGCAGCCGAGCTGGGCGCACGGCTCATGGACCGCCTCCGGGCCGCGGGCAACCCCCACTTTGCCGACGTCCGGGGCCAGGGGCTCCTCATCGGCGTGGCCCTGCCGTGGCCGGACGGGACCCAGTTCCGGGTCGAGGAGGCCTGCTTCCGGCGGGGGGTCATCATCGGCGTGTGCCCGTACACCCCCGTCCTGATGCTGACGCCGCCCCTGACCATCCGGGAGGAGGAAGTCGACCGCCTCGTCGCCGTCGTCGACGAGGCGGTACGGGAAGTGGGGGCGGGGGCGCCCCGGTAG
- a CDS encoding radical SAM protein encodes MTEIFLSLQGETSSVGLPTIFVRTNRCNLRCTYCDTTYAFYGGYSMSIDEIMDQIRSYGYKRVCLTGGEPLVQPREELQAFFDRLAEEGYELSVETGGSIDIGQWRLHRPRQRWIVDMKVPSSGESHRMCFQNLEQVAYPDEVKFVCGSEEDYLWSRHLIERYRLQGRAHILFGPVWGQLEPRLLAGWILRDRLDARLQLQIHKIIWDPAARGV; translated from the coding sequence ATGACGGAGATCTTCCTCTCCCTGCAGGGGGAGACGTCGTCGGTGGGGCTACCGACCATCTTCGTCCGCACGAACCGCTGCAACCTCCGTTGCACTTACTGCGACACGACGTACGCCTTCTACGGCGGCTACTCCATGAGCATCGACGAGATCATGGACCAGATCCGCTCCTACGGCTACAAGCGGGTCTGCCTCACCGGCGGCGAGCCGCTCGTGCAGCCCCGGGAGGAACTCCAGGCATTCTTCGATCGCCTCGCGGAAGAGGGGTACGAGCTGTCGGTGGAGACCGGCGGCTCCATCGACATCGGCCAGTGGCGGCTCCATCGCCCCCGGCAGCGGTGGATCGTGGACATGAAGGTGCCCTCCTCGGGCGAATCGCACCGCATGTGCTTCCAGAACCTGGAGCAGGTGGCCTACCCGGACGAGGTCAAGTTCGTCTGCGGCAGCGAGGAGGATTACCTCTGGTCCCGGCACCTGATCGAGCGGTACCGCCTCCAGGGTCGGGCGCACATCCTCTTCGGGCCGGTCTGGGGGCAGCTGGAGCCCCGCCTCCTGGCCGGGTGGATCCTGCGCGACCGGCTCGACGCCCGCCTGCAGCTGCAGATCCACAAGATCATCTGGGACCCGGCCGCCCGGGGGGTGTGA